A window from Bufo bufo chromosome 1, aBufBuf1.1, whole genome shotgun sequence encodes these proteins:
- the PIGBOS1 gene encoding protein PIGBOS1, which produces MMHRLPFGQLFLAVLLGFAGGVYIYKPLLQQVMHEKRAVEADITATDTAEKGKE; this is translated from the coding sequence ATGATGCACAGACTTCCCTTCGGCCAGCTCTTCTTGGCTGTGTTATTAGGATTTGCTGGTGGTGTCTATATCTACAAGCCTCTTTTACAGCAGGTCATGCATGAGAAGAGAGCAGTGGAAGCGGACATTACTGCCACAGATACCGCGGAAAAAGGAAAGGAATAA